From a region of the Helianthus annuus cultivar XRQ/B chromosome 5, HanXRQr2.0-SUNRISE, whole genome shotgun sequence genome:
- the LOC110939367 gene encoding protein RKD3 isoform X2, whose amino-acid sequence MESQHSLELEWSNHEIMAKEDEVFTFQYQLPSLDISTCDLNDHLMNLQSQSHDLDATYVMDIMSKSYPVCSSIDILPDLSTPFEDGFMGGRYGDQLGFHDQEMFMMNSLGFPMQEAYTMNSFGLLPNQETNNMNYSFGLSSNQESNAANYSFGLFPNQETYMMNSLGFSYQTKQDQLVMDTKNVNDKEEMKTVGSECQEVQKEVEFNGVNGNGDGCGVNYQSRVTLSREVISQYFYMPITQAAKELNVGLTLLKKRCRELGIRRWPHRKLMSLQTLITNVQRRDYYDDAD is encoded by the exons ATGGAAAGTCAACATTCTTTGGAACTAGAGTGGTCAAACCATGAAATCATGGCCAAAGAAGATGAAGTTTTCACCTTTCAATACCAATTGCCTTCTCTTGATATAAG CACTTGCGATTTGAACGATCATTTGATGAATTTGCAAAGTCAAAGTCATGACCTTGATGCTACTTATGTTATGGATATCATGTCAAAAAGTTATCCAGTGTGTTCTTCAATAGATATCTTACCAG ATCTTTCTACACCTTTTGAAGATGGTTTTATGGGTGGAAGATACGGTGATCAATTAGGGTTTCATGATCAAGAAATGTTCATGATGAACTCATTAGGGTTTCCAATGCAAGAAGCTTACACAATGAACTCATTTGGGTTGCTTCCAAATCAAGAAACAAACAACATGAATTACTCATTCGGGTTGTCTTCAAATCAAGAATCAAACGCAGCGAATTACTCATTCGGGTTGTTTCCAAATCAAGAAACTTACATGATGAACTCATTAGGGTTTTCTTATCAAACCAAACAAGATCAGTTAGTTATGGATACAAAGAATGTTAACGATAAAGAAGAGATGAAAACGGTAGGATCTGAGTGTCAAGAAGTGCAAAAGGAGGTTGAGTTTAATGGTGTTAATGGAAATGGTGATGGTTGTGGTGTTAATTATCAGTCACGAGTGACATTAAGCAGGGAGGTAATATCACAGTACTTTTACATGCCGATCACACAGGCTGCAAAAGAACTTAATGTCGGGTTGACACTCTTGAAGAAACGATGTCGTGAATTGGGTATTCGTCGTTGGCCTCATCGAAAACTTATGAGCCTTCAAACCCTAATCACCAATGTTCAG AGAAGAGATTATTATGATGACGCTGACTAA
- the LOC110943917 gene encoding uncharacterized protein LOC110943917 — protein sequence MFEVEHGDVHKSITRILSQHHDGAWMTFRQIPRDKLARMFECFRTRWSWDLANEQLIHEGFINVLKKRYRDIMRQLRIDSTMLACAVHEDMDPTNYLQFDKIRDFPPPAISLEVWRELCKRWNTKGWLNKSKNGSKNRRSADSSGKSSRHTGGSMGYAERRARMKRKMNEEPNFKRIFLDTHLTKECKQKLWDGDIDIYNLEELKFCTERAKKVYGDYLSAMREVYGPNYSEFPDDPEVWARVVGQGRTRRVYGIGSSDLDYLVTGTSSSSVGSAPSHAEYQRSQEEVSLLPIDVTKS from the exons AT GTTTGAGGTTGAGCATGGTGATGTTCATAAGAGCATCACTCGTATACTATCTCAGCATCACGATGGAGCTTGGATGACATTTAGGCAGATTCCACGGGATAAACTGGCTCGTATGTTCGAATGCTTTAGG acCCGTTGGAGTTGGGATCTGGCTAACGAGCAACTCATACATGAAGGGTTTATTAACGTGCTGAAGAAACGTTATAGAGACATAATGAGGCAGTTGAGAATAGACTCCACAATGTTGGCATGTGCCGTCCACGAAGATATGGATCCAACCAATTATCTACAATTTGACAAAATTCGTGATTTTCCGCCTCCTGCAATATCTCTTGAAGTATGGCGTGAATTGTGTAAG CGTTGGAACACAAAAGGTTGGCTTAACAAGTCCAAGAATGGGTCAAAAAACCGTAGGAGCGCTGATAGTAGTGGCAAGTCATCGCGACACACGGGTGGATCAATGGGATATGCTGAGCGTCGTGCCCGTATG AAAAGGAAAATGAATGAGGAACCCAATTTTAAACGAATCTTTCTGGACACCCACCTCACTAAAGAATGCAAGCAAAAATTGTGGGACGGGGACATTGACATATATAACTTGGAGGAATTGAAGTTTTGTACGGAACGAGCCAAAAAAGTATAT GGGGATTATTTGAGTGCGATGCGTGAGGTTTACGGGCCGAACTATAGCGAGTTTCCAGATGACCCTGAGGTGTGGGCACGTGTGGTCGGACAAGGTCGCACGCGCCGGGTATACGGGATAGGTTCTTCGGATCTAGATTATTTGGTGACCGGGACATCTTCTTCTTCTGTCGGGTCTGCACCATCGCACGCAGAGTACCAACGGTCTCAAGAAGAAGTATCTTTATTACCGATTGATGttacaaaaagttaa
- the LOC110939367 gene encoding protein RKD3 isoform X1 codes for MESQHSLELEWSNHEIMAKEDEVFTFQYQLPSLDISTCDLNDHLMNLQSQSHDLDATYVMDIMSKSYPVCSSIDILPDLSTPFEDGFMGGRYGDQLGFHDQEMFMMNSLGFPMQEAYTMNSFGLLPNQETNNMNYSFGLSSNQESNAANYSFGLFPNQETYMMNSLGFSYQTKQDQLVMDTKNVNDKEEMKTVGSECQEVQKEVEFNGVNGNGDGCGVNYQSRVTLSREVISQYFYMPITQAAKELNVGLTLLKKRCRELGIRRWPHRKLMSLQTLITNVQELKKSSGNGAEEVIELLEKEKKKMEEIPDLQLKDDTKRLRQSCFKANYKKRKTLNVNMQSSSSCSSTCVDDHGSFEAMEDGYCDCFPFSSNVLF; via the exons ATGGAAAGTCAACATTCTTTGGAACTAGAGTGGTCAAACCATGAAATCATGGCCAAAGAAGATGAAGTTTTCACCTTTCAATACCAATTGCCTTCTCTTGATATAAG CACTTGCGATTTGAACGATCATTTGATGAATTTGCAAAGTCAAAGTCATGACCTTGATGCTACTTATGTTATGGATATCATGTCAAAAAGTTATCCAGTGTGTTCTTCAATAGATATCTTACCAG ATCTTTCTACACCTTTTGAAGATGGTTTTATGGGTGGAAGATACGGTGATCAATTAGGGTTTCATGATCAAGAAATGTTCATGATGAACTCATTAGGGTTTCCAATGCAAGAAGCTTACACAATGAACTCATTTGGGTTGCTTCCAAATCAAGAAACAAACAACATGAATTACTCATTCGGGTTGTCTTCAAATCAAGAATCAAACGCAGCGAATTACTCATTCGGGTTGTTTCCAAATCAAGAAACTTACATGATGAACTCATTAGGGTTTTCTTATCAAACCAAACAAGATCAGTTAGTTATGGATACAAAGAATGTTAACGATAAAGAAGAGATGAAAACGGTAGGATCTGAGTGTCAAGAAGTGCAAAAGGAGGTTGAGTTTAATGGTGTTAATGGAAATGGTGATGGTTGTGGTGTTAATTATCAGTCACGAGTGACATTAAGCAGGGAGGTAATATCACAGTACTTTTACATGCCGATCACACAGGCTGCAAAAGAACTTAATGTCGGGTTGACACTCTTGAAGAAACGATGTCGTGAATTGGGTATTCGTCGTTGGCCTCATCGAAAACTTATGAGCCTTCAAACCCTAATCACCAATGTTCAG GAGTTAAAGAAATCATCTGGGAATGGAGCGGAAGAAGTGATCGAGTTAttggagaaagaaaagaagaaaatggaAGAAATTCCGGATCTACAACTCAAAGATGACACGAAAAGATTGAGACAATCATGCTTCAAAGCGAATTACAAGAAGAGGAAGACATTGAATGTTAATATGCAGTCATCTTCTTCGTGTTCTAGCACCTGTGTTGATGATCATGGaagctttgaagctatggaggaTGGTTATTGTGACTGCTTTCCCTTTTCAAGCAACGTTTTGTTTTAA